Within the Planctomonas sp. JC2975 genome, the region CGACTCTGCTGTGCGATTCCATGTGGACGGTCGCACCTCGGCCGGCCTTGACACCGCGGCGCTGAGCTCGGAAGTGGCAGGCGGATTCGTGGGAACGATGTGGGGACCGTTCGTGGTGCGCGGCACGGCGCTGCGGGCCCAGGCCCGCGTGAGGAGCCTCGGCTACCGGTCCCTCCTCGACGGGGAAGGCCAGATCGAGGCGGACCTCGGCGCGGACCTCGACCTCGGACTCGACCTCGAGAGCACGAGCACGGTCGCGGGCTCGCGGGCACCATCGACCGACTGACGGCCCAGCCCCGGAATCCGATGCCTTCAGGGGCCGGGCCGTCGGTCTCGTTACTTCACCGATCCGGCCGTCAGCCCGCCCACGATGTACTTCTGCAGCAGCAGGAACACGACCATCACCGGCAGCGCCGCGAGCACCGCTCCGGCCGAGAAGATGGACCAGTTGTTGGAGAACTGCTGAGACACGAACAGGTAGAGGCCCACCGCGAGGGTCTGCGTGTTGGGATCCGTCAGCACGATCGACGCGATCACGTACTCCCCCGTCGTCGCGATGAACGACAGCAGTCCGACCACGGCGAGGATCGGAGCGACAAGCCGGAGGATGATCCCGAAGAAGATCTGCGCGTGGCTCGCGCCGTCGATCTTCGCGGCCTCGTCGATCGACATCGGCACCGTGTTGAAGAACCCGTACATGAGGTAGGTGTTCACGCCGAGCGCGCCGCCCAGATAGACCATGATCAGGCCGAGCTGGCTGCCGAGGCCCAGCACCGGGAACACATCCCCGAGCGCCGACAGCAGCAGGAAGATCGCCACCACCGCGAGGAACTGCGGGAACATCTGGATCAGCATCAGCGAGAGCAGGCCGATCCGTCGCCCGCTGAAGCGCATACGCGAGAAGGCATATGCGGCGAGCGCGCCGAGGAACACCGTCGCCACTGCGGTGACCGTTCCGATCACGAGCGTGTTCACGAACCACAGGCCGAACGGCTGATCCGGATTCTGGAACAGCGCGATGTAGTTCTGCACGTTGACGGTCTGGAAGAGGTCGTTGGAACCCACCAGCGACCCAGCCGGATTGAGGGATGCCGAGAGCACATAGAGAAGGGGGAAGACGGCGAAGACGACCATCACGATGGCGACGAGGTGCCGCCATCCGGTCTCGCCGAACCAGCGTCCGAAGCGGAATCCCGCGCGTCGCGGTGAGCGGGACGACGACGCGGATGCCGGCGCCCGGCCACCCGAGGGCCCGCTCGGTGCCTGCGTCGCGGCATCCGCCCCCACGGTCGTTCCTTCTGTGACCGAGCCTGCAGCGCTCATCAGTTGATCTCCTCGAGGGCCTTGGTGCGACGGAAGGCGATGATCGAGATCACCGCGACCAGGATGAAGATGAGGATGGACAGCGCGCTCGCCAAGCCGTAGTCGCGCACGCCGCCCTGACCGAACGCGATCTTGTAGACCATGGTGATGAGCAGGTCGGTAGACCCGATGTCGAGGGTGGTGTCGGTGAACCGCGGCCAGCCGCGCGTCAGCATGTAGATGACGTTGAAGTTGTTGAAGTTGAACGCGAACGACGCGATCAGCAGCGGTGCCACCGAGACGAGCAGCAGCGGCAGCTTGATGGAGCGGAAGACTCGCCATGGGCTGGCGCCGTCGACGCGCGCAGCCTCGTCCACCTCTTCCGGCAGCGACTGCAGGGCACCCGTGCAGACCAGGAACATGTAGGGGTAGCCGAGCCAGAGGTTCACGAAGGTGACGCTGAACCTCGCGAGCCATGGATCCGTGAGCCACGGTATCTGCGCCCCGCCGAACAGCACCTGGTTGATGAACCCGAACTCCGGGTTCATCAGGCCGGCCCAGACGAGCCCGGAGAGGAAGGCGGGGAACGCGTACGGCAGGATGACCAGCACGCGGTAGACCTTCTTTCCGCGCAGCTTCGGATGGTTCAGCACCATCGCCAGGAAGAGTCCGAGACCGAACGTGGTGAGCACGGACAGGATGGCGAACGCGAAGGTCCACAGAATCACCCGCCATAGCGGTCCCGCCAGCTGCGGGTCGGTGAACGCCCGTGCGAAGTTGGCGAAGCCGACGTCGATCTTCCAGCCTGGGCTGAGGGCTTTGGACCCGTCCTTCGTAGCGAACTCGCCGTGTCCGTTGTCGACGAACACGGTCCCGGACGCGTTGGTGAAGGTGTCGTCCTTCTGGCTGTAGATCAGGTCGGACTTGAAGACGTAGGCCGTGCTCGCGTCGTCGGTGCGCAGCGCCCCCTTGTTGGGGTCGGAGCTGACGGGCACCGAGAGCGACGTGACCTCGTCCTGACGGGTGAGCACCTCTGAGAGGTTCAGGGTGCGGTATCCGGGAGCCTTCACCGCCTTGTCGCCGTCGAACGTGGCGTTCTTGACGACCTCGAGCGGATGCCCCGTCGTGCCCAGGAGCGCAGCGCCGTCCTTCGGATCCGTCGTCAGCAGGTAGAGCTGGCTGCCCCGCTCCACGATGTTCACCGGATACGCGGGCGAGTTCGGGATGCGCTTCAGCCCGTTCGCGCTGATGGAGGCGATGGCATCCGCCTTGCTGCCGTTGTGCCCGTCGCTGTAGTTCGTGAAGGCGATGTAGCCGCTGTACAGCACGACGAACACCTGGAACACCAGCAGGAAGATCACGCCGGGTGTGAGGTATTTCGCCGGCAGTCGCTTGCCGCGGCCGAGGTAGATCCAGTTGATGGCGCCGGTGATGACCACGACGATCGAGATCGGGATCCACATCGACAAGCCGGCCATCACGAAGACGGCCCAGACCGCGATCGCGTCGAGGAGTCCGAGCAGCACGATCTTGGCGATCAGGCCGCCGATGCCGCTCCCGCCTGCGATCACCCGGGACTGGGTCCGTCGTGTGTCCCTGTTCCGATTGCCTCTGGGGCGCCTCTGCGGAACGGATGCCACGGCATCCTCTTCTGGACGTGCCGCTTCCAGCGTGCTCACGTCGTCGTCAGCCATATCAGTCCTCTGCCGTGCGAACCGCCGGTCGAGCAGCGCGTACGCGGACACGTGTGTGACCGACCGCCGAGACGGCGGTCGGCGCTGGCGTCGCGGCGGAGGCCAGAAATGGCCTCCGCTTTCAGCTCCAGCGCGCTGCTCAACCGGCGAGATGGATTACTTGATCTTGGATTCGATGTTGCTGACGGCCGTGTTCCACACCGTCGTCGGATCGCCCTGACCCTTGATGAGCTGCAGCTCCGCCGAGCCCCAGTCCGCCCACACGGACGCCATCTGCGGGATCGCCGGCATCGGAACGCCGTTCAGGCCGATGTCGCCGAAGGACTTGATGTCCGGGTCGCTCTTCGCGACCGTCGCGTAAGCGGTCTTCAGCGCCGGCGGACGACCGCCGACCTTGTACAGCGCCTCCTGAGCGGAGTCCGTGCCGAGGTATTCGACGAGGAACTTCGTCGCGGCGACCTTGTTCTTGCTCTTCGCGCTGATGAAGAACGCGTTCACGCCGAGGAACGGCTTGGCCTGCTCGCCGCCGGCGGAGGGCAGCGGGTCGATCGCGTACTTGATACCGGCCTTCTTGATGGCGGGCACGTTCCACGGTCCGGTCAGGTAGTAGGCGGACTGACCCTTGTCGAAGGCGTCGAGCGCGATGTCACCGGTGATGTTCGCGTTGAGGATGCCCTGCTGGCCCCAGTCCTTGATGGCGGCGGCGAACTTCAGGCCCGCCTCGTCGCCGAGGGTGAGCTTGGTCGCGTCGTAGGTGCCGTCGGACTTCTGCGCGAAGACCGAGGATCCGAACGAGGTCTGCAGCGGGTACATGTGGTACGGGTCGCCCTGCTTGGGGTCGAGGCCGAGCAGGAACGGGTACTTCACCGTGCCCGCGTTGGCCGCCTGAGCCGCCTTGCCCTTGGAGACCACCTCGTCGAAGGTGCTGGAGACATCGGGAACGAGGGCCGTGTTGCGCAGCAGCGCCACGTTCTCGATCGAGTACGGGAGGCCGTAGACCTGGCCGTCGTAGGTGACCGCCTGGATCGCGACGTCGGCGTAGTCGCCGGACTTGTCGCCGAGCTGCAGCGGCGACACGACGCCGTTCTGCACGTACGAGCCGAGCTTGTCGTGCGGGCTCACGATCATGTCGGGACCCTTGCCGGTGGGAACCTGGCTGATGAAGTCCTTGTCGACGTTCGCGAAGTCCTTCACCACGAGCTTCACCGTGATGCCGGTGTCCTTCTTGAACTTCTCGGCGATCGGCTTGATCGCCGGGGCGCGCTGGGTGTCGAGCCAGATGGTGATCGTCTGGTTCGACGACGCCGCACCTGAACCGCTCCCGCTCGGGGAGGAACAAGCCGCGAGAGCCACGGTCGTCAACCCGGCTCCGGCCAGCCCGAAGAAGGTGCGCCGCGTGAACGCACTGCTGGGGGTCACCGTCATTGGTGTGCCTTTCTGTTGTGAGGCAGGAGTCGGCCGTCGCAGAACAGAATTGCGGGAGGCCGTTCTCCCGGGGGGATGCAAGCGCTTCCATTCATAGCAAACGCTTGCAGCTCCACCAAACCGCGTTATCAAATCGTGGCCGAAATCGTGGAAGTGGATTCCGCAGCCTCCGCAGAGGCGTATTCTCGGCGACCGTGCCGTCGTGTCGGCTCGCATCCCTGTCCTCCAGCGGGATGCAGTGGGAGCGCATTCGTCGACCGGTGTGAGCCGACGGATCGGATGCTGGACGGCCCAAAGCAGTGCTGCCACGTTGCAAGCGCTTGCAGAATTGCCCTACAGTGGCACCCGATTTCGTGCAGTATGCGAGAGCATTGAGCTGCACGTGCATGTAACGATTCGAACAAGGACTGTGAACGTGGACACGATTCCCTCGACAGGCACGGCCGCGGAGCCGAATCCTTCCGGCCAGGCGACCGCCGCGGGCACGACGTTGCAGTCGTCGTCCGAATCCTCCACGGCGGCTGCACCGTCGCACGCCGGCTCCGGTGGTGAGTGGTGGCGGACGGCCGTCATCTACCAGGTGTATCCGCGCTCGTTCGCGGACTCGAACGGCGACGGCGTCGGAGATCTGCCCGGCATCACGGCCCACCTGCCCGAGCTGCAGGATCTCGGTGTCGACGCCATCTGGCTGTCACCGTTCATGACCTCGCCGCAACGCGACGCCGGATACGACGTGGCCGACTACCGCGACGTGGATCCGCTTTTCGGCACGCTCGGCGACTTCGACCGCATGCTGGCGACGGCGCATTCGCTCGGCATGAGGGTCATCGTCGACCTGGTTCCGAACCACACGTCGTCGGATCACGCGTGGTTCACGGAGGCACTGGCATCCGCGGAGGGCAGCGAAGCCCGTAACCACTACTGGTTCCGCGACGGCAAGGGCGAGAACGGCGAACTGCCCCCGAACAACTGGGAGTCCGTGTTCGGCGGTCCGGCCTGGACTCGCACCACGAATCCCGACGGCACACCGGGGCAGTGGTACCTGCACCTCTTCGACACCTCGCAGCCCGACCTCAACTGGGACAACCAGTGGGTGTGGGAGCAGTTCCGCGGCATCCTGCGGTTCTGGCTCGACCGCGGTGTCGACGGATTCCGCATCGACGTCGCCCACGGCATGGTGAAGGCAGCTGGCCTTCCGGATGCCACGCCCGACGAGGCGGCAGGATCGATGGGCGGCGCCGGCGGATCCCTCGCCCTCGAGCCGGAGATCAGCGACGAGCCGCCGAGCCTGCCGTACTGGGCGCA harbors:
- a CDS encoding maltose ABC transporter substrate-binding protein, yielding MTVTPSSAFTRRTFFGLAGAGLTTVALAACSSPSGSGSGAASSNQTITIWLDTQRAPAIKPIAEKFKKDTGITVKLVVKDFANVDKDFISQVPTGKGPDMIVSPHDKLGSYVQNGVVSPLQLGDKSGDYADVAIQAVTYDGQVYGLPYSIENVALLRNTALVPDVSSTFDEVVSKGKAAQAANAGTVKYPFLLGLDPKQGDPYHMYPLQTSFGSSVFAQKSDGTYDATKLTLGDEAGLKFAAAIKDWGQQGILNANITGDIALDAFDKGQSAYYLTGPWNVPAIKKAGIKYAIDPLPSAGGEQAKPFLGVNAFFISAKSKNKVAATKFLVEYLGTDSAQEALYKVGGRPPALKTAYATVAKSDPDIKSFGDIGLNGVPMPAIPQMASVWADWGSAELQLIKGQGDPTTVWNTAVSNIESKIK
- a CDS encoding sugar ABC transporter permease, producing the protein MSAAGSVTEGTTVGADAATQAPSGPSGGRAPASASSSRSPRRAGFRFGRWFGETGWRHLVAIVMVVFAVFPLLYVLSASLNPAGSLVGSNDLFQTVNVQNYIALFQNPDQPFGLWFVNTLVIGTVTAVATVFLGALAAYAFSRMRFSGRRIGLLSLMLIQMFPQFLAVVAIFLLLSALGDVFPVLGLGSQLGLIMVYLGGALGVNTYLMYGFFNTVPMSIDEAAKIDGASHAQIFFGIILRLVAPILAVVGLLSFIATTGEYVIASIVLTDPNTQTLAVGLYLFVSQQFSNNWSIFSAGAVLAALPVMVVFLLLQKYIVGGLTAGSVK
- a CDS encoding ABC transporter permease subunit, giving the protein MADDDVSTLEAARPEEDAVASVPQRRPRGNRNRDTRRTQSRVIAGGSGIGGLIAKIVLLGLLDAIAVWAVFVMAGLSMWIPISIVVVITGAINWIYLGRGKRLPAKYLTPGVIFLLVFQVFVVLYSGYIAFTNYSDGHNGSKADAIASISANGLKRIPNSPAYPVNIVERGSQLYLLTTDPKDGAALLGTTGHPLEVVKNATFDGDKAVKAPGYRTLNLSEVLTRQDEVTSLSVPVSSDPNKGALRTDDASTAYVFKSDLIYSQKDDTFTNASGTVFVDNGHGEFATKDGSKALSPGWKIDVGFANFARAFTDPQLAGPLWRVILWTFAFAILSVLTTFGLGLFLAMVLNHPKLRGKKVYRVLVILPYAFPAFLSGLVWAGLMNPEFGFINQVLFGGAQIPWLTDPWLARFSVTFVNLWLGYPYMFLVCTGALQSLPEEVDEAARVDGASPWRVFRSIKLPLLLVSVAPLLIASFAFNFNNFNVIYMLTRGWPRFTDTTLDIGSTDLLITMVYKIAFGQGGVRDYGLASALSILIFILVAVISIIAFRRTKALEEIN